The following are encoded in a window of Citrobacter freundii genomic DNA:
- the yqhD gene encoding alcohol dehydrogenase: protein MNNFNLHTPTRILFGKGAIAELRDQIPQDARVLITYGGGSVKKTGVLAQVQDALKGLDVLEFGGIEPNPSYETLMNAVNIVRDEKVTFLLAVGGGSVLDGTKFIAAAAHYAEGVDPWRILETHGNDVKSAIPMGSVLTLPATGSESNSGAVISRKTTGDKLAFMTPFVQPVFAVLDPVYTYTLPPRQVANGVVDAFVHTVEQYVTYPVNGKIQDRFAEGILLTLIEEGPKALQEPENYDVRANVMWAATQALNGLIGAGVPQDWATHMLGHELTAMHGLDHAQTLAIVLPALWNEKRDTKRAKLLQYAERVWNITEGSDDQRIDAAIAATRQFFEQMGVPTRMSDYGLDGSSIPALLEKLAAHGGTKLGEHQDITLDVSRRIYEAAR, encoded by the coding sequence ATGAATAACTTTAACCTCCATACCCCAACCCGCATTTTGTTCGGTAAAGGCGCTATCGCTGAACTGCGCGATCAAATCCCTCAGGATGCTCGCGTGCTGATTACCTACGGCGGCGGCAGCGTGAAAAAAACCGGCGTACTGGCACAGGTTCAGGATGCCCTGAAAGGTCTGGATGTACTGGAGTTTGGCGGTATTGAGCCGAACCCGTCTTATGAAACGCTGATGAATGCGGTCAACATCGTGCGTGATGAGAAGGTGACATTCCTGCTGGCCGTCGGCGGCGGCTCTGTTCTCGATGGCACTAAATTCATCGCCGCAGCGGCCCATTACGCTGAAGGTGTCGATCCGTGGCGCATCCTGGAAACTCACGGCAACGACGTAAAAAGCGCCATCCCGATGGGCTCCGTTTTGACCCTGCCGGCAACCGGCTCTGAATCAAACTCCGGCGCGGTAATTTCCCGCAAAACCACCGGCGATAAGCTGGCCTTTATGACACCGTTTGTGCAGCCGGTCTTTGCCGTGCTGGATCCGGTTTACACCTACACTCTGCCGCCGCGTCAGGTCGCAAACGGCGTAGTGGACGCGTTTGTTCACACCGTAGAGCAATACGTAACATACCCGGTCAACGGCAAAATACAGGACCGCTTTGCCGAAGGTATTTTGCTCACATTGATAGAAGAGGGCCCGAAAGCGTTGCAGGAGCCAGAAAACTACGATGTCCGCGCCAACGTCATGTGGGCAGCGACCCAGGCGCTGAACGGCCTGATTGGCGCAGGCGTACCGCAGGATTGGGCTACCCATATGCTCGGTCACGAACTGACCGCGATGCACGGTCTCGATCACGCACAAACACTGGCCATCGTTCTGCCGGCACTGTGGAATGAAAAACGCGACACTAAGCGCGCCAAACTGCTGCAATACGCGGAGCGCGTCTGGAATATCACCGAAGGGAGTGATGACCAGCGTATCGATGCCGCCATTGCCGCGACGCGTCAATTCTTCGAGCAGATGGGCGTCCCAACCCGCATGTCCGACTACGGTCTGGATGGCAGTTCCATCCCGGCGTTGCTGGAAAAACTGGCAGCGCACGGTGGGACGAAACTGGGCGAACATCAGGACATTACGCTGGACGTCAGCCGCCGCATTTACGAAGCGGCACGCTAG
- a CDS encoding AraC family transcriptional regulator yields MNRDDVCLLLTKKIKQLKNNENKLNKLLPDVRLLYGMEPGLRTPVMYEPGIIFLFSGHKIGYINERVFRYDANEYLLLTVPLPFECETYATPEIPLAGLRLNVDILQLQELLMDIGEDELFQPAMAASGINSATLSDEILCAAERLLDVMERPLDARILGKQIIREILYHVLTGPRGGALLALVSRQTHFSLISRVLKRIENKYTENLNVEQLAAEANMSVSAFHHNFKSVTSTSPLQYLKSYRLHKARMMIIHDGMKASAAAMRVGYESASQFSREFKRYFGVTPGEDAARIRTMQGS; encoded by the coding sequence ATGAACCGTGATGATGTCTGCCTTCTGCTGACGAAAAAAATTAAGCAGCTGAAAAATAATGAAAATAAACTCAATAAATTGCTGCCTGATGTGCGTTTACTGTATGGCATGGAGCCTGGGCTGCGCACCCCTGTGATGTATGAACCTGGCATTATATTTCTCTTTTCGGGTCATAAAATTGGTTACATCAATGAGCGTGTATTTCGTTATGACGCCAACGAATACCTGCTGCTCACCGTACCTTTACCCTTTGAATGTGAAACGTATGCGACACCGGAGATTCCACTGGCCGGTCTGCGGCTGAATGTCGATATCCTGCAATTGCAGGAACTCCTGATGGACATTGGCGAAGATGAGCTGTTTCAGCCTGCAATGGCGGCGAGCGGAATAAACTCGGCCACGCTTTCTGATGAGATTCTTTGCGCGGCCGAGCGTTTGCTGGATGTGATGGAGCGACCGCTGGACGCGCGAATTCTGGGAAAACAGATCATCCGTGAGATTTTGTACCATGTGCTGACCGGTCCACGCGGTGGCGCGCTGCTTGCGTTGGTCAGTCGTCAGACGCATTTCAGTTTGATCAGTCGCGTGCTGAAGCGCATCGAAAACAAGTACACCGAGAACCTCAACGTTGAGCAACTGGCGGCAGAAGCCAACATGAGCGTGTCGGCGTTTCATCATAATTTTAAATCGGTGACCAGCACTTCACCGCTGCAGTATCTGAAGAGTTATCGCCTGCATAAGGCTCGGATGATGATCATTCACGACGGCATGAAGGCCAGCGCGGCAGCAATGCGGGTTGGCTATGAGAGCGCGTCGCAGTTTAGCCGCGAGTTTAAACGGTACTTTGGCGTAACGCCGGGGGAGGATGCGGCAAGAATTCGGACGATGCAGGGAAGTTAA
- a CDS encoding YgiQ family radical SAM protein, with amino-acid sequence MSAISLIQPDRDLFSWPQYWAACFGPAPFLPMSREEMDQLGWDSCDIILVTGDAYVDHPSFGMAICGRMLEAQGFRVGIIAQPDWNSKDDFMRLGKPNLFFGVTAGNMDSMINRYTADRRLRHDDAYTPDNVAGKRPDRATLVYTQRCREAWKDVPVILGGIEASLRRTAHYDYWSDTVRRSVLVDSKADMLMFGNGERPLVEVAHRLAMGETIDQIRDVRNTAIMVKEALPGWSGVDSTRLDMPGKIDPIPHPYGEDLPCADNKPVAPKKQEAKAVTVQPARPKPWEKTYVLLPSYEKVKGDKVLYAHASRILHHETNPGCARALMQKHGDRYIWVNPPAIPLSTEEMDSVFALPYKRVPHPAYGNSRIPAYEMIRFSINIMRGCFGGCSFCSITEHEGRIIQSRSEDSIINEIEAIRDTVPGFTGVISDLGGPTANMYMLRCKSPRAEQTCRRLSCVYPDICPHMDTNHEPTINLYRRARDLKGIKKILIASGVRYDIAVEDPRYIKELATHHVGGYLKIAPEHTEEGPLSKMMKPGMGSYDRFKELFDTYSKQAGKEQYLIPYFISAHPGTRDEDMVNLALWLKQRRFRLDQVQNFYPSPLANSTTMYYTGKNPLGKIGYKSEDVVVPKGDKQRRLHKALLRYHDPANWPLIRQALEDMGKKHLIGGRRECLVPSPTLEEMREARRQNRHTRPALTKHTPVAHQRQTPAANKKRGKVAGR; translated from the coding sequence ATGAGCGCAATATCCCTGATCCAACCGGACAGAGACCTTTTCTCCTGGCCGCAGTACTGGGCCGCCTGTTTTGGCCCCGCGCCGTTTCTGCCAATGTCGCGAGAAGAGATGGACCAACTTGGCTGGGATAGCTGCGACATTATTCTGGTTACCGGTGATGCCTATGTTGATCACCCGAGTTTCGGTATGGCCATTTGTGGCCGTATGCTGGAAGCCCAGGGTTTTCGCGTCGGGATTATCGCCCAGCCGGACTGGAACAGTAAAGACGACTTTATGCGTCTGGGTAAACCGAATCTGTTCTTCGGCGTAACCGCCGGTAACATGGACTCGATGATCAACCGCTATACTGCCGATCGTCGCCTGCGCCATGATGATGCCTATACGCCGGACAACGTCGCCGGTAAGCGCCCGGACCGCGCCACGCTGGTTTATACCCAACGTTGTCGTGAAGCATGGAAAGACGTGCCGGTGATCCTTGGTGGTATTGAAGCCAGCCTGCGTCGTACCGCGCATTACGATTACTGGTCTGATACCGTGCGCCGCTCGGTGCTGGTGGATTCCAAAGCGGATATGCTGATGTTCGGCAACGGTGAACGTCCGCTGGTTGAGGTTGCGCACCGCCTGGCGATGGGTGAAACCATCGACCAAATCCGCGACGTGCGTAACACCGCGATTATGGTTAAAGAAGCGCTGCCCGGCTGGAGCGGTGTGGATTCCACGCGTCTGGATATGCCGGGGAAAATTGACCCTATCCCGCATCCGTACGGTGAAGATTTACCGTGTGCAGATAACAAGCCAGTAGCGCCTAAAAAGCAGGAAGCCAAAGCGGTGACCGTTCAGCCTGCGCGTCCGAAGCCGTGGGAAAAAACCTACGTGCTGCTGCCGTCTTATGAGAAGGTGAAAGGCGACAAAGTGTTGTACGCTCACGCCTCACGTATTCTGCACCACGAAACCAACCCTGGCTGCGCGCGCGCCCTGATGCAAAAACACGGCGACCGCTACATTTGGGTTAACCCTCCGGCGATCCCGCTGTCGACCGAAGAGATGGATAGCGTCTTCGCGCTGCCGTATAAACGTGTCCCGCACCCGGCATATGGCAACAGCCGTATTCCGGCCTACGAGATGATCCGTTTTTCCATCAACATTATGCGCGGCTGCTTTGGCGGCTGTTCTTTCTGTTCGATCACCGAGCATGAAGGACGCATCATCCAGAGCCGTTCTGAAGATTCGATCATCAACGAGATCGAGGCGATTCGCGATACCGTACCGGGCTTCACCGGCGTGATTTCCGATCTGGGTGGCCCAACGGCCAACATGTACATGCTGCGCTGTAAGTCGCCACGTGCGGAACAGACCTGCCGTCGTCTGTCGTGCGTTTATCCGGACATCTGCCCGCATATGGACACCAACCACGAACCGACGATTAACCTCTATCGTCGCGCGCGTGATTTGAAAGGCATCAAAAAGATTTTGATTGCGTCCGGCGTGCGCTACGACATCGCCGTGGAAGATCCGCGCTACATCAAAGAGCTGGCGACCCACCACGTTGGTGGCTATCTGAAGATTGCACCGGAACATACCGAAGAAGGTCCGCTGTCGAAGATGATGAAGCCGGGCATGGGTAGCTACGACCGCTTTAAAGAGCTATTCGACACCTACTCGAAGCAGGCCGGTAAAGAGCAGTATCTGATCCCTTACTTTATCTCTGCGCACCCGGGTACGCGTGACGAAGATATGGTGAATCTGGCGTTGTGGTTGAAGCAGCGTCGTTTCCGCCTTGATCAGGTACAGAACTTCTACCCATCACCGCTGGCGAACTCGACAACCATGTATTACACCGGGAAAAACCCGCTGGGTAAAATTGGCTATAAGAGTGAAGATGTGGTGGTGCCGAAAGGCGATAAGCAGCGTCGTTTACATAAAGCGCTGCTGCGTTACCACGATCCGGCTAACTGGCCGTTAATCCGTCAGGCGCTGGAAGATATGGGTAAAAAGCACCTGATTGGCGGTCGTCGTGAATGTCTGGTTCCGTCGCCTACGCTGGAAGAAATGCGTGAAGCGCGTCGCCAGAATCGTCATACTCGCCCGGCACTGACCAAGCACACACCTGTTGCACACCAGCGCCAGACGCCCGCCGCGAATAAAAAGCGTGGCAAAGTAGCAGGGCGTTAA
- the plsC gene encoding 1-acylglycerol-3-phosphate O-acyltransferase, with protein sequence MLYIFRLFITVIYCILVCVFGCIYCLFSPRNPKHVSTFGHMFGRLAPLYGLKVECRMPPDAKDYGNAIYICNHQNNYDMVTAAKIVQPPTVTVGKKSLLWIPFFGLLYWLTGNLLIDRNNRAKAHSTIATVVNHFKKRRISIWMFPEGTRSRGRGLLPFKTGAFHAAIAAGVPVIPVCVSTTSNKIKLNRLNNGLAIVEMLPPVDISHYGKDQVRELAAHCRTLMEQKIAELDKEVAEREATGKV encoded by the coding sequence ATGCTATATATTTTTCGTTTATTCATTACCGTAATTTACTGCATTCTGGTCTGTGTTTTTGGTTGTATATATTGTCTGTTCAGCCCACGAAATCCTAAACACGTCTCAACGTTTGGCCATATGTTTGGTCGACTGGCCCCCTTGTACGGCCTGAAGGTGGAATGCCGCATGCCGCCGGACGCAAAGGACTACGGCAACGCTATCTATATTTGTAACCACCAGAATAACTATGACATGGTTACCGCCGCGAAGATCGTGCAACCACCGACGGTTACGGTCGGTAAAAAAAGCCTGCTGTGGATCCCGTTCTTCGGCCTGCTGTACTGGCTCACCGGTAACCTGTTGATCGACAGAAACAATCGCGCCAAAGCGCACAGCACCATTGCGACGGTCGTTAATCATTTTAAAAAACGTCGTATCTCTATCTGGATGTTCCCGGAAGGTACGCGTAGCCGTGGCCGTGGTCTGCTGCCGTTTAAAACTGGCGCGTTTCATGCGGCAATTGCCGCGGGTGTTCCGGTGATCCCGGTGTGCGTCTCAACGACCTCAAATAAGATTAAACTTAACCGATTAAATAATGGTCTGGCGATCGTCGAGATGTTACCGCCAGTAGATATCAGCCACTATGGTAAGGATCAGGTTCGTGAACTGGCCGCGCATTGCCGCACGTTAATGGAACAAAAAATCGCCGAACTCGACAAAGAAGTTGCCGAGCGTGAAGCTACCGGTAAGGTGTGA
- the ftsP gene encoding cell division protein FtsP, whose amino-acid sequence MSLSRRQFIQTSGIALCAGAIPLKANAAGQQQPLPVPPLLESRRGQPLFMTLQRAHWSFTQGTRAPVWGINGRYLGPTIRVWKGDDVKLIYSNRLTENVSMTVAGLQVPGPLMGGPARMMSPNADWAPVLPIRQDAATLWYHANTPNRTAQQVYNGLAGMWLIEDEVSKSLPIPNHYGVDDFPVIIQDKRLDNFGTPEYSEPGSGGFVGDTLLVNGAQSPYVEVSRGWVRLRLLNASNSRRYQLQMSDGRALHVISGDQGFLPAPVSVKQLSLAPGERREILVDMTNGDEVSITCGEAASIVDRIRGFFEPSSILISTLVLTLRPTGLLPLVTDNLPMRLLPTEILSGSPIRSREISLDDDPGINGQLWDVNRMDITAQQGSWERWTVRADMPQSFHIEGVSFLIRNVNGAMPFPEDRGWKDTVWVDGQVELLVYYGQPSWAHFPFYFNSQTLEMADRGSIGQMLVNPAP is encoded by the coding sequence ATGTCACTCAGTCGGCGTCAGTTCATTCAGACATCGGGGATCGCACTGTGTGCAGGTGCTATTCCGCTGAAGGCTAATGCTGCCGGTCAGCAACAACCGTTACCTGTTCCACCGCTGCTGGAGTCTCGCCGTGGACAGCCGCTATTTATGACCCTGCAACGCGCTCACTGGTCCTTTACGCAAGGCACCCGCGCGCCGGTCTGGGGGATTAACGGGCGTTACCTGGGGCCGACCATCCGCGTCTGGAAAGGGGATGACGTCAAGCTTATTTACAGCAACCGTCTTACCGAGAATGTTTCAATGACCGTCGCCGGGCTGCAGGTTCCTGGCCCACTGATGGGCGGGCCGGCACGCATGATGTCACCGAATGCGGACTGGGCGCCGGTATTGCCCATTCGCCAGGACGCCGCCACGTTGTGGTATCACGCCAATACGCCGAACCGTACCGCGCAGCAGGTCTATAACGGTCTGGCTGGTATGTGGCTGATTGAAGATGAAGTCAGTAAGTCGCTGCCAATTCCCAACCATTATGGCGTGGATGATTTTCCGGTCATTATTCAGGACAAGCGCCTGGATAACTTCGGCACGCCTGAATACAGCGAGCCGGGTAGCGGCGGGTTTGTTGGTGATACGCTATTGGTTAACGGGGCACAAAGCCCGTATGTGGAAGTGTCTCGCGGCTGGGTGCGTTTGCGTTTACTCAATGCGTCGAACTCGCGTCGTTACCAGCTGCAAATGAGTGACGGTCGTGCGCTGCATGTGATTTCCGGCGATCAGGGCTTTTTACCCGCGCCGGTTTCGGTGAAGCAACTCTCGCTGGCCCCGGGTGAACGTCGTGAGATTTTGGTGGACATGACCAACGGCGATGAAGTGTCGATCACCTGTGGTGAGGCGGCCAGCATTGTCGACCGGATCCGCGGCTTCTTCGAGCCCTCCAGTATTCTGATTTCCACGCTGGTACTGACCCTGCGCCCGACCGGGCTGCTGCCGCTGGTGACCGACAATCTGCCGATGCGTTTGTTGCCTACGGAAATTTTAAGCGGCTCACCGATTCGCAGTCGTGAGATCAGCCTTGATGACGATCCCGGCATTAATGGGCAGTTGTGGGATGTAAACCGCATGGACATTACCGCTCAGCAGGGCTCCTGGGAGCGCTGGACGGTGCGGGCGGATATGCCACAGTCTTTCCATATCGAAGGCGTCTCTTTCCTGATCCGCAATGTGAACGGCGCGATGCCGTTCCCGGAAGACCGGGGCTGGAAAGATACCGTTTGGGTGGATGGTCAGGTTGAGCTGCTGGTGTATTACGGACAGCCTTCCTGGGCGCATTTCCCGTTCTACTTTAACAGCCAGACGCTGGAAATGGCCGATCGTGGCTCGATCGGACAGATGCTGGTGAACCCGGCGCCATAA
- a CDS encoding DASS family sodium-coupled anion symporter, with amino-acid sequence MLIILISAGLWQLTPPTGLSASAWHSAIIFVATIASIVAKVLPIGAVGIIGITVFALAYAAGDKTASGAITTALSELNSSLIWLIVVAFMIARGFIKTGLGRRIALQMIRLLGKRTLGLAYGLAFADLILSPAMPSNTARCGGVIYPIADSLARSFHSNPEDESRSKIGTFLITCIGNVNDVTAALFMTGYTGNLLAVKLAANAGVTLTWGSWFMAALLPCMVSLLLVPLLVYWLVRPEIKHTPDTPNLARQELAEMGSMSRGEWLMLGTVGVLLVLWIFGDTLGVDATTASFVGLSILLLSGVLSWEDVKSEKGAWDTLIWFAALLMMANQLKKLGFTTWFGNLIGDSLSSTMHGTSWVVVLLLLNAAYFYTHYFFASGNAQIAALYAVFLGVGLHLNIPAAPTALMLAFTSSLYCSLTQYTHARGPILFGAGYVPTGVWWRTGFIVSLFNQAVFITVGLMWWKVLGLY; translated from the coding sequence ATTCTAATAATTTTGATTTCAGCCGGGCTCTGGCAACTTACCCCACCAACGGGGTTAAGCGCTTCCGCCTGGCATTCGGCAATTATTTTCGTGGCCACTATCGCCTCTATCGTGGCAAAAGTTCTGCCCATTGGCGCAGTCGGTATTATTGGCATAACCGTCTTTGCCCTCGCCTATGCCGCCGGGGATAAAACCGCCAGCGGTGCGATTACCACCGCTCTGAGCGAACTGAACAGTTCACTCATCTGGCTGATCGTCGTTGCCTTTATGATTGCCCGCGGGTTTATCAAAACCGGCCTTGGTCGACGTATCGCCCTGCAGATGATCCGCCTGCTCGGCAAGCGCACGCTCGGACTTGCCTACGGCCTGGCGTTTGCCGATCTGATCCTCTCTCCGGCGATGCCCAGCAATACGGCACGCTGCGGCGGCGTCATCTATCCGATTGCCGACTCACTAGCGCGCAGTTTTCATTCCAATCCGGAAGATGAATCGCGCAGCAAAATCGGCACTTTCCTCATTACCTGCATTGGCAACGTCAACGACGTCACCGCCGCACTGTTTATGACCGGCTATACCGGCAACCTACTGGCAGTAAAACTGGCGGCCAACGCCGGGGTCACGCTAACCTGGGGAAGCTGGTTTATGGCGGCGCTGCTGCCTTGCATGGTGTCTTTGCTGTTGGTTCCGCTGCTGGTGTACTGGCTAGTGCGTCCGGAAATTAAACACACGCCGGATACCCCGAACCTGGCCCGTCAGGAACTGGCGGAAATGGGCAGCATGTCACGCGGTGAGTGGTTGATGCTGGGTACCGTTGGCGTCCTGCTGGTGCTGTGGATTTTTGGCGATACGCTAGGCGTCGATGCCACCACCGCGTCGTTCGTTGGACTCTCAATTTTACTGCTCAGCGGTGTGCTGAGCTGGGAAGACGTCAAAAGCGAAAAAGGTGCATGGGACACGCTGATTTGGTTTGCCGCACTGCTGATGATGGCAAACCAATTGAAGAAGCTCGGTTTCACCACCTGGTTTGGTAATCTGATTGGCGATAGCCTCAGCAGTACCATGCATGGCACCAGTTGGGTGGTCGTCCTGCTGCTGCTTAACGCCGCCTACTTCTACACCCACTACTTTTTTGCGAGCGGAAATGCGCAGATCGCCGCATTGTACGCGGTATTCCTTGGCGTCGGCCTGCATCTGAATATCCCGGCAGCCCCGACCGCGTTGATGCTGGCTTTCACCAGCAGCCTGTACTGCTCTCTCACCCAGTACACACATGCGCGTGGTCCGATCCTGTTTGGTGCAGGGTATGTGCCGACGGGCGTCTGGTGGAGAACAGGGTTTATCGTCAGCCTGTTTAACCAGGCAGTCTTTATTACCGTAGGTCTGATGTGGTGGAAGGTGTTGGGGCTGTACTAA
- the yghB gene encoding DedA family general envelope maintenance protein YghB — MVVIQDIISALWQHDFAALADPHVVSVVYFVMFATLFLENGLLPASFLPGDSLLLLAGALIAQDVMSFLPTIAILTAAASLGCWLSYIQGRWLGNTRTVKSWLAQLPEKYHQRATCMFDQHGLMALLAGRFLAFVRTLLPTMAGISGLPNRRFQFFNWLSGLLWVTVVTSFGYALSMIPFVKRHEDQVMTFLMILPIALLTAGLLGTLFVVIKKKCCSA, encoded by the coding sequence ATGGTAGTCATTCAAGATATTATCTCCGCGCTCTGGCAACACGATTTTGCCGCGCTGGCAGATCCGCACGTTGTGAGTGTGGTGTACTTCGTCATGTTTGCCACGTTGTTTTTAGAAAATGGTCTGCTGCCTGCTTCCTTTTTACCCGGAGACAGCCTGCTGTTACTGGCCGGAGCGCTGATCGCGCAGGACGTGATGAGCTTTCTCCCGACAATTGCTATTCTGACTGCCGCAGCCAGTCTGGGCTGTTGGCTGAGCTATATTCAAGGGCGCTGGTTGGGCAATACGCGGACGGTGAAAAGCTGGCTGGCGCAATTACCTGAAAAATATCATCAGCGTGCCACCTGTATGTTTGACCAACACGGTCTGATGGCGCTGCTCGCGGGACGTTTCCTGGCATTTGTTCGCACCCTGCTGCCAACAATGGCGGGGATTTCAGGTCTGCCTAACCGCCGGTTTCAGTTCTTTAACTGGCTGAGCGGCCTGCTGTGGGTCACCGTGGTCACCAGCTTTGGCTATGCTCTCAGCATGATCCCATTCGTTAAACGCCATGAAGATCAGGTGATGACCTTTCTGATGATCCTACCCATCGCGCTGTTAACTGCTGGTCTGCTAGGTACCTTGTTCGTGGTGATTAAAAAAAAATGCTGTAGCGCCTGA
- a CDS encoding TrkH family potassium uptake protein: protein MHRNESLNISQLRVVLHLCGFLVLLYSFSMLPPMAIALLNKERSYFAFLSTFAVFFTLGGGAWLATKRAGIQLRTRDGFVIIVLFWLLFSFISAMPMWMEDGLNLSFADALFEGVSGITTTGATVIDDVGAMPRSYLYYRAQLNFIGGLGVIVLAVAVLPLLGIGGMKLYQSEMPGPFKEERLTPRLADTARTLWLTYVTLGFVCTLAYWIAGMSFFDALCHGLSTVSLGGFSTRSESIGFYNSHAIELVAGLFSLLSAFNFTLWYVAIVKRTFKPFRRNAELQLFLIIALVITLIATWQVWRAGMYNLTDSLVHAFFLASSMLTDNGLSTADYAQWPSHTIFMLLIASFFGGCIGSTCGGIKALRFLIMFKQCRQELHQLAHPRALLNIKVGNSVVNERVIRSVWSFFFLYALFTSFFVWALNLMGYDLFSSFATAAACINNMGLGFGVTAVTFGTLNEEAKLLMCAAMIMGRLEIYPILILFSRMFWRA from the coding sequence TTGCATCGCAACGAATCACTTAATATTTCCCAGCTGCGGGTTGTTCTTCACCTGTGCGGATTTCTGGTTCTCCTGTACAGCTTCTCTATGCTGCCGCCGATGGCCATCGCCTTGCTGAACAAAGAACGGAGTTATTTTGCTTTTTTGAGCACCTTTGCCGTTTTTTTTACCCTCGGCGGCGGTGCCTGGCTGGCGACAAAACGTGCGGGCATTCAGCTACGAACCCGCGATGGGTTCGTCATCATCGTTCTTTTTTGGCTACTTTTTTCATTCATCAGCGCCATGCCGATGTGGATGGAAGACGGGTTAAATCTCTCCTTTGCCGACGCCCTGTTTGAAGGCGTCTCCGGTATTACCACCACCGGGGCGACGGTCATTGACGATGTCGGCGCGATGCCCAGATCTTATCTGTATTATCGGGCGCAGCTCAATTTCATCGGCGGTCTTGGCGTTATCGTCCTCGCCGTTGCCGTCCTGCCGCTGCTGGGGATCGGCGGCATGAAGCTGTATCAGTCTGAAATGCCAGGGCCGTTTAAAGAAGAACGCCTGACCCCACGACTTGCCGATACCGCACGTACGCTGTGGCTAACCTATGTCACCCTGGGGTTTGTTTGTACGCTGGCCTACTGGATTGCCGGCATGTCGTTTTTCGATGCGTTATGCCATGGGCTTTCGACAGTCTCCCTCGGTGGGTTCTCCACCCGAAGCGAAAGTATCGGTTTTTATAACAGCCACGCCATTGAGCTTGTCGCCGGGCTGTTTTCGCTGCTATCTGCCTTTAACTTCACCCTCTGGTACGTCGCCATCGTCAAACGGACCTTCAAGCCCTTTCGCCGTAATGCCGAACTGCAGCTGTTTCTGATCATTGCGCTGGTGATCACCCTGATAGCCACCTGGCAGGTCTGGCGGGCAGGTATGTACAATTTAACGGACAGTCTGGTGCATGCTTTTTTTCTGGCAAGCTCAATGCTCACAGACAACGGCCTGTCGACGGCGGATTACGCCCAGTGGCCTTCACATACTATCTTCATGCTTCTCATCGCCAGTTTCTTCGGGGGGTGTATCGGTTCGACCTGCGGGGGTATTAAGGCGCTGCGTTTTTTAATTATGTTCAAGCAGTGCCGACAGGAATTACACCAACTGGCCCATCCTCGTGCATTACTGAATATCAAAGTGGGTAATAGCGTGGTTAACGAGCGCGTGATCCGCTCAGTGTGGAGCTTCTTTTTTCTCTATGCTTTGTTTACCAGTTTTTTCGTCTGGGCGCTTAATCTGATGGGCTACGATCTCTTTTCCTCGTTCGCCACCGCCGCGGCCTGTATCAATAATATGGGGCTGGGATTTGGCGTCACGGCGGTCACGTTTGGTACTTTAAACGAAGAGGCAAAGCTGTTGATGTGCGCGGCCATGATCATGGGGCGTCTGGAAATCTACCCCATTTTGATCCTTTTCTCGCGCATGTTCTGGCGGGCGTAA
- the dkgA gene encoding 2,5-didehydrogluconate reductase DkgA produces MTSPTIIKLQDGNVMPQLGLGVWKASNEEVISAIHKALEVGYRSIDTAAAYKNEDGVGKALRDSGVPREELFITTKLWNDDQKRPREALLESMEKLQLDYLDLYLMHWPVPAIDHYVEAWENMIDLQKQGLIKSIGVCNFQINHLQRLMDETGVAPVINQIELHPLLQQRQLHAWNATHKIQTESWSPLAQGGKDVFDQKIVRDLAEKYGKSPAQIVIRWHLDSGLVVIPKSVTPARIAENFDVWDFRLDKDELGEMAKLDQGKRLGPDPDQFGG; encoded by the coding sequence ATGACCAGTCCGACCATTATCAAGCTACAGGATGGTAACGTCATGCCTCAACTGGGCCTGGGGGTCTGGAAGGCAAGTAATGAGGAAGTCATCTCCGCGATCCATAAAGCGCTGGAAGTCGGTTATCGCTCTATTGATACCGCTGCCGCGTATAAAAATGAAGACGGTGTCGGTAAAGCATTACGCGACAGCGGCGTGCCCCGGGAGGAGTTATTCATCACCACTAAACTGTGGAATGACGACCAGAAACGTCCCCGAGAAGCGTTGCTCGAAAGCATGGAGAAACTCCAGCTCGATTACCTCGATCTTTACCTCATGCACTGGCCCGTCCCGGCAATCGACCATTACGTTGAAGCATGGGAAAACATGATCGACCTGCAAAAACAGGGACTCATTAAAAGCATTGGCGTGTGCAACTTCCAGATCAACCATCTCCAGCGCCTGATGGATGAAACGGGCGTTGCGCCAGTGATTAACCAAATCGAGCTGCACCCGCTTTTACAGCAGCGGCAGCTTCATGCCTGGAACGCCACGCATAAAATCCAGACTGAATCCTGGAGCCCGCTGGCACAAGGCGGCAAAGATGTGTTCGATCAAAAGATAGTTCGCGATCTCGCCGAAAAATACGGTAAATCACCGGCACAAATTGTCATTCGCTGGCATCTGGATAGCGGCCTGGTGGTGATCCCTAAATCAGTCACTCCTGCGCGTATCGCGGAGAACTTTGATGTCTGGGACTTCCGCCTGGACAAAGATGAACTAGGCGAAATGGCCAAACTCGACCAGGGCAAACGTCTGGGGCCGGACCCGGACCAGTTCGGCGGCTAA